A genomic region of Arachis hypogaea cultivar Tifrunner chromosome 5, arahy.Tifrunner.gnm2.J5K5, whole genome shotgun sequence contains the following coding sequences:
- the LOC112800249 gene encoding probable protein phosphatase 2C 47 isoform X1, with the protein MAPGPGCTSQTTMLSGGGGVGCVDNSTSNESAMEDQNGDTVGNLIHNIGKPPRDHSVMRHCTSSSWLIEPESDIMIVGLKTTSEEKSEFSPKLRSGSCSEKGPKQYMEDEFICVDILREHTGPSVNLPSPAAFYGVFDGHGGIDAASFTRKNILKFIIEDSHFPSGIKKAVNSAFVKADHAFRDASSLDSSSGTTALIAIVLGRDMLIGNAGDSRAVLGKRGRAIELSKDHKPNCTSERLRIEKLGGVIYDGYLNGQLSVARALGDWHIKGSKGSKSPLSSEPELEEIVLTEEDEFLIMGCDGLWDVMSSQCAVTMVRRELMQHNDPTECAKALVAEAIQRNTCDNLTVVVVCFSLDPPPKIEIPRAHRRRSISAEGLDLLKGVLNGR; encoded by the exons ATGGCACCAGGGCCTGGTTGCACATCTCAGACGACTATGTTGAGTGGTGGTGGCGGTGTCGGGTGTGTCGATAACAGTACTAGTAATGAGTCTGCCATGGAGGATCAAAATGGTGACACAGTTGGGAATTTGATTCACAACATTGGGAAGCCTCCAAGGGACCATTCTGTTATGAGACACTGCACCAGCTCTTCATGGTTGATTGAACCG GAATCAGATATTATGATTGTAGGATTGAAAACAACTAGTGAGGAAAAATCagaattttcaccaaaattacgGTCTGGAAGTTGTTCTGAGAAAGGACCAAAGCAGTACATGGAGGATGAGTTCATCTGTGTTGATATTCTCCGAGAACATACTGGTCCATCAGTGAACCTTCCTTCTCCAGCAGCATTTTATGGG GTATTTGATGGGCATGGTGGCATTGATGCAGCATCATTTACAAGAAAGAACATCCTTAAGTTTATAATTGAAGATTCTCATTTCCCATCTGGAATCAAGAAAGCTGTAAATAGTGCTTTTGTGAAGGCTGATCATGCATTTAGGGATGCTAGTTCTCTTGATAGTTCTTCCGGCACCACCGCACTAATCGCCATTGTCCTGGGAAG GGACATGCTAATTGGGAATGCAGGGGATTCAAGAGCGGTTTTAGGGAAAAGAGGCAGAGCCATTGAACTCTCCAAAGACCATAAACCAAATTGCACATCAGAAAGACTAAGAATTGAGAAACTTGGTGGTGTGATCTACGACGGATACCTCAACGGCCAACTGTCAGTGGCTCGAGCCCTGGGAGACTGGCACATCAAAGGGTCTAAAGGGTCCAAGAGTCCCCTGAGCTCAGAGCCAGAGCTAGAGGAGATTGTGTTGACAGAAGAAGATGAGTTCTTGATAATGGGGTGTGATGGACTTTGGGATGTGATGAGTAGCCAGTGTGCTGTGACAATGGTTAGGAGGGAGCTGATGCAGCACAATGATCCAACAGAATGTGCGAAAGCGCTTGTCGCGGAGGCAATCCAACGCAACACTTGTGACAATCTAACAGTTGTGGTTGTTTGTTTCTCTTTGGATCCTCCTCCAAAGATTGAGATTCCTAGAGCTCATAGGAGAAGGAGCATTTCAGCTGAAGGCCTTGATCTTCTCAAGGGTGTCTTGAATGGTAGATAG
- the LOC112800249 gene encoding probable protein phosphatase 2C 47 isoform X2, with product MVPSFPESDIMIVGLKTTSEEKSEFSPKLRSGSCSEKGPKQYMEDEFICVDILREHTGPSVNLPSPAAFYGVFDGHGGIDAASFTRKNILKFIIEDSHFPSGIKKAVNSAFVKADHAFRDASSLDSSSGTTALIAIVLGRDMLIGNAGDSRAVLGKRGRAIELSKDHKPNCTSERLRIEKLGGVIYDGYLNGQLSVARALGDWHIKGSKGSKSPLSSEPELEEIVLTEEDEFLIMGCDGLWDVMSSQCAVTMVRRELMQHNDPTECAKALVAEAIQRNTCDNLTVVVVCFSLDPPPKIEIPRAHRRRSISAEGLDLLKGVLNGR from the exons ATGGTACCCTCCTTTCCG GAATCAGATATTATGATTGTAGGATTGAAAACAACTAGTGAGGAAAAATCagaattttcaccaaaattacgGTCTGGAAGTTGTTCTGAGAAAGGACCAAAGCAGTACATGGAGGATGAGTTCATCTGTGTTGATATTCTCCGAGAACATACTGGTCCATCAGTGAACCTTCCTTCTCCAGCAGCATTTTATGGG GTATTTGATGGGCATGGTGGCATTGATGCAGCATCATTTACAAGAAAGAACATCCTTAAGTTTATAATTGAAGATTCTCATTTCCCATCTGGAATCAAGAAAGCTGTAAATAGTGCTTTTGTGAAGGCTGATCATGCATTTAGGGATGCTAGTTCTCTTGATAGTTCTTCCGGCACCACCGCACTAATCGCCATTGTCCTGGGAAG GGACATGCTAATTGGGAATGCAGGGGATTCAAGAGCGGTTTTAGGGAAAAGAGGCAGAGCCATTGAACTCTCCAAAGACCATAAACCAAATTGCACATCAGAAAGACTAAGAATTGAGAAACTTGGTGGTGTGATCTACGACGGATACCTCAACGGCCAACTGTCAGTGGCTCGAGCCCTGGGAGACTGGCACATCAAAGGGTCTAAAGGGTCCAAGAGTCCCCTGAGCTCAGAGCCAGAGCTAGAGGAGATTGTGTTGACAGAAGAAGATGAGTTCTTGATAATGGGGTGTGATGGACTTTGGGATGTGATGAGTAGCCAGTGTGCTGTGACAATGGTTAGGAGGGAGCTGATGCAGCACAATGATCCAACAGAATGTGCGAAAGCGCTTGTCGCGGAGGCAATCCAACGCAACACTTGTGACAATCTAACAGTTGTGGTTGTTTGTTTCTCTTTGGATCCTCCTCCAAAGATTGAGATTCCTAGAGCTCATAGGAGAAGGAGCATTTCAGCTGAAGGCCTTGATCTTCTCAAGGGTGTCTTGAATGGTAGATAG
- the LOC112800249 gene encoding probable protein phosphatase 2C 47 isoform X3 gives MIVGLKTTSEEKSEFSPKLRSGSCSEKGPKQYMEDEFICVDILREHTGPSVNLPSPAAFYGVFDGHGGIDAASFTRKNILKFIIEDSHFPSGIKKAVNSAFVKADHAFRDASSLDSSSGTTALIAIVLGRDMLIGNAGDSRAVLGKRGRAIELSKDHKPNCTSERLRIEKLGGVIYDGYLNGQLSVARALGDWHIKGSKGSKSPLSSEPELEEIVLTEEDEFLIMGCDGLWDVMSSQCAVTMVRRELMQHNDPTECAKALVAEAIQRNTCDNLTVVVVCFSLDPPPKIEIPRAHRRRSISAEGLDLLKGVLNGR, from the exons ATGATTGTAGGATTGAAAACAACTAGTGAGGAAAAATCagaattttcaccaaaattacgGTCTGGAAGTTGTTCTGAGAAAGGACCAAAGCAGTACATGGAGGATGAGTTCATCTGTGTTGATATTCTCCGAGAACATACTGGTCCATCAGTGAACCTTCCTTCTCCAGCAGCATTTTATGGG GTATTTGATGGGCATGGTGGCATTGATGCAGCATCATTTACAAGAAAGAACATCCTTAAGTTTATAATTGAAGATTCTCATTTCCCATCTGGAATCAAGAAAGCTGTAAATAGTGCTTTTGTGAAGGCTGATCATGCATTTAGGGATGCTAGTTCTCTTGATAGTTCTTCCGGCACCACCGCACTAATCGCCATTGTCCTGGGAAG GGACATGCTAATTGGGAATGCAGGGGATTCAAGAGCGGTTTTAGGGAAAAGAGGCAGAGCCATTGAACTCTCCAAAGACCATAAACCAAATTGCACATCAGAAAGACTAAGAATTGAGAAACTTGGTGGTGTGATCTACGACGGATACCTCAACGGCCAACTGTCAGTGGCTCGAGCCCTGGGAGACTGGCACATCAAAGGGTCTAAAGGGTCCAAGAGTCCCCTGAGCTCAGAGCCAGAGCTAGAGGAGATTGTGTTGACAGAAGAAGATGAGTTCTTGATAATGGGGTGTGATGGACTTTGGGATGTGATGAGTAGCCAGTGTGCTGTGACAATGGTTAGGAGGGAGCTGATGCAGCACAATGATCCAACAGAATGTGCGAAAGCGCTTGTCGCGGAGGCAATCCAACGCAACACTTGTGACAATCTAACAGTTGTGGTTGTTTGTTTCTCTTTGGATCCTCCTCCAAAGATTGAGATTCCTAGAGCTCATAGGAGAAGGAGCATTTCAGCTGAAGGCCTTGATCTTCTCAAGGGTGTCTTGAATGGTAGATAG